A single genomic interval of Candidatus Bathyarchaeota archaeon harbors:
- a CDS encoding Rid family detoxifying hydrolase, whose product MKKIVNSPNAPNPVGPYNQAIQAGAFLFVSGQLPIDPKTGKLAAADITIQTRQVMQNIQAILEAANYTLNDVVQATVYLTSLSLFEDFNLEYAKHFKTDFPARATVGGVELKPGALIEIAVVAYKQ is encoded by the coding sequence ATGAAGAAAATAGTCAACTCACCAAACGCGCCCAACCCAGTCGGCCCTTACAATCAAGCCATCCAAGCAGGAGCGTTTCTGTTTGTCTCAGGGCAACTTCCCATTGACCCAAAAACAGGAAAACTCGCCGCAGCAGACATCACCATCCAAACCCGTCAAGTCATGCAGAACATCCAAGCCATCTTAGAAGCAGCCAACTACACCCTAAACGACGTCGTTCAAGCCACCGTTTACCTCACTTCGTTGTCGTTGTTTGAAGATTTCAACCTAGAATATGCTAAACATTTTAAAACCGACTTTCCTGCACGGGCAACAGTCGGGGGCGTTGAACTCAAACCTGGTGCACTCATAGAAATCGCTGTCGTCGCCTACAAGCAGTAG